Sequence from the Flavobacterium sp. TR2 genome:
ACAATTAAGGACAATAAATTTTTATAAAAATCAATATTATGAAAGTAAAAAATATATATAAGTGCTTAATGATCGCTTTTGCAGCTTTGCTTTTGGGATCATGTTCAAGTCCAGAAGTAGATGCAAAATTTGATCAAAATGCTACAGACCGATTAAGCGGACGCCAAAAGGAATTAAACGATTTGCTCCTTTCGTCTGCAGATGGTTGGAAAGCCGTTTACTATACTGATAGTACGCAATTGGGAGGATGGACACACCTGTTTAAATTTTTGCCAAATATGAAAGTAGATATGGCATCAGATTTTACAGGTTTAGACGGCGAGATAGATACAAAAATATATCAAAGTCAATACGAAATGCAGGTAGGAAGTACAGTAAGTTTAGTTTTTACTACACAGAATAGAATCCATCTTTTATCAGATGCGAGCAATTTTCCAACTGGTGCGCTTCTTGCTAAAGGATATTTAGGAGATTTTCAGTTTTATTACTATGGAGAAAAAAATGGCGACATTATTTTCAGAACCAATAGAAATAGCCATTTTCTTCGTTTTGTAAAAGCTACCCCAAAAGACTGGGCTGATTTGGCGGGAAATGTTCCAATCATCAAAGCAATTACAGGAGATATGAATAGTCCGTTGTTTAGAATTTTAGCAATAAATGATGGCACAACAACCAAAAATTATGATTTTGATTATAACACAAGTGCCCGTTTTGGTACAGCTTATTCTTTAGATCCTGCTGTTAATACAAGTTATGACCTTGCATTTTCGTTTAATCCAAAAGGAGCTTTTACAAAACTTCCATTAGATGTTAAAGGTCAAAAACTTACAGATTTTGTTTACGATAGTGCGACCAACACTTTTGTAGCTACAGGAAAAGATGGCGTTAAGGCTACTATCATGTATTCAAATGTACCGCCAAGACTTACAGACGATTACAAAGTGACATTGCCTGCTGCCGGAGCTCCGTCAACTGCTTATGGCTATATCGCTGCTAATCTTGCAAGCGCTCCAACAAATACGCCATTATGTAAGTTTTTGCTAAATCAAATTAACAGTGCATCAGCAGCAAAAGTAAATAGAGTGCAATTTACTTTTTATAATAATCGTACTGTAGACATTATGTACAGTTTTACAGGAGGAAAAGCAACCGTTTACCATAGAGCAACTATCACAGAAGATGCTGTTAATAAAACAATCATCTTAAAACATTCATTATGGCATAACGGAACTGCAGTTATTCCAGCAGATGCTTTAGTGAAAAATCTTGATGATAAATTAATGGATCCAAAAGGTTTATATGTTAATAGAGAAAGTTTCAGATTTGGTGGTGCTTCAAACGCTATTTATACTTTCACGGGAGCATCTAGCAGTTTTAGAATCACTACTTATGCATTTCAATAATTAAGATTTTTGAAATAATTTTTATTGTAGAAAAAAGCAGCTCATTTTTGGGCTGCTTTTACCAAACATAATTTCTGAACTAAAACAATCAAACTTTTTATTTATAGATTTTATGATGAAAAAAGTGTTAAAACCTGGCTTTATTGCAATTTTCTTGTGGGGAATAGGTCTTTTACTTATAAATCAATCTTACCGCGAATACGTTAGATATTATTTGTATTTATCTCTAATTGTAATTTTTCCTTTTATGGTTTGGAATCTTACCAAGGAATGGAAAAAGGATAAAGTAGAAGAAACAAAAGAATTTAGAACTTCGATTTTCAGAATGCTAATTATGATGGCATTCATGATTATTGTATTTTTTATAACGAGACAAAATCACATTTAAACTTTTTTAGTTTTGTTTTTTTATTTTGGGGGAAAACAGCTCATTTTTATGAGCTGTTTTTTTTGTTTTAGCAGCATCTAAAATTCTTAAGCCAATTTTTGGATTACAAATTTTATTAAACGGCCAAATAATCTATATTTGTAATTCAAAAAATAAAAACGAATACCTTAATATGAAATTACTAGAAGGAAAAGTTGCAATTATTACTGGTGCAAGCCGTGGAATTGGAAAAGGAATTGCAGAAGTTTTTGCTAAACATGGAGCAAACGTAGCTTTTACATACAGCTCA
This genomic interval carries:
- a CDS encoding DUF4302 domain-containing protein, encoding MKVKNIYKCLMIAFAALLLGSCSSPEVDAKFDQNATDRLSGRQKELNDLLLSSADGWKAVYYTDSTQLGGWTHLFKFLPNMKVDMASDFTGLDGEIDTKIYQSQYEMQVGSTVSLVFTTQNRIHLLSDASNFPTGALLAKGYLGDFQFYYYGEKNGDIIFRTNRNSHFLRFVKATPKDWADLAGNVPIIKAITGDMNSPLFRILAINDGTTTKNYDFDYNTSARFGTAYSLDPAVNTSYDLAFSFNPKGAFTKLPLDVKGQKLTDFVYDSATNTFVATGKDGVKATIMYSNVPPRLTDDYKVTLPAAGAPSTAYGYIAANLASAPTNTPLCKFLLNQINSASAAKVNRVQFTFYNNRTVDIMYSFTGGKATVYHRATITEDAVNKTIILKHSLWHNGTAVIPADALVKNLDDKLMDPKGLYVNRESFRFGGASNAIYTFTGASSSFRITTYAFQ